The DNA window AATCGATCATTTCTTCCGCGGAACGGACAACCTTCTTTCCATGGGCCTTGCTTTCTCCTTCAAACACGTATTTCTTAAAATTTTTATCATACAGCTCTGATGCGGCCGCATCCAGCGCAAGTTTCACCTCTTCTCCCGGTTTGTACCCGGCTTTCCTGATTCCGTCCACGATATACTGCAGTACTTCTTTTGCATCTGCCAGATCCGGCGCAAAACCGCCCTCATCCCCCACTGCTGTACTCAGTCCCCGCTCCTTCAGCAGTGTTTTCAGGGCATGGTAGATTTCCGCGCACATGCGAAGCCCCTCCTGAAAACAACAGGCTCCTGTTGGCATGATCATGAATTCCTGGATATCGATGGTGTTGTCCGCGTGTTTTCCCCCGTTCATAATATTCATCATCGGAACGGGCAGCCTTTTGGCGTTGGTTCCTCCAAGATAGGAATATAAGGGCATTCCCGCGGCACAGGCAGCGGACCTGGCCGCCGCCATAGATACTCCCAGTATAGCGTTGGCCCCCAGATTGGATTTGTCTTGGGTCCCATCCAGCCGCAGCAGAACGTCATCCAGCGCGGCCTGCTCAAACACATTCATGCCAATGATCTCCGGCGCGATCTTCGCATTTACGTGATCCGCCGCAAGACGCACTCCCAATCCCCGGTAACGTTCTTCCTGATCCCGCAGCTCCACCGCCTCAAACTGGCCGGTGGACGCTCCGGAAGGAACGCTGGCGCGCCCCCAGAACGTTTCCCCCGCCAGCACTTCCACCTCTATTGTAGGATTCCCTCTGGAATCTAGAATTTCTCTTGCGTATACATCCGTGATCGGTAAATATTTATGCATGTTTGGTTCCTCCTTCATGACAGATATTATTTACCAAATCCGGTATTCTGATTCCTTTCCGAAAGACCTCGTTGACTTTTCCATATGTGGAGGATACAATCAGGAGGAAACAAAGGATGCGTTACATAGGAGGATTTCTTATGAAACTGAAATCAAAGAATTTACTATTGCTGACCGGAAGCACTCTGCTCATTGCTGCCGGCACGTATTTTTTCAAATTTGCCAATAATTTTACCTTCGGAGGCATCACCGGTCTTGCCGTTCTCGTCGCCAAAAGCGGCCTGATCTCGGCCAGTGACTTTACCTTTCTGGTAAATATGATCCTTCTGGTCTTTGGTTTTATTATCCTGGGGAAAAAGTTTGCCGCCAAAACCGCTTACTGCAGCATCCTGCTGTCCGTGTCCCTTTCACTTCTGGAGCGTCTTTATCCCATGGAAGCTCCTCTGACCGACCAGCCTATGCTGGAACTGGCTTTTGCCATCGCTCTTCCTTCTCTGGGGAGCGCGGTCCTTTTCAATCTGGGATCCTCCAGCGGCGGTACAGACATCATTGCCATGATCCTGAAGAAATATACCAGCGCGGATATTGGGAAATCCCTCCTGGCAACTGATTTCCTCATTACCCTGGCCGGCTGCTTTGTTTTCGATATTGAAACCGGACTATACTCATTTCTGGGGCTTTCCATCCGCTCTTTTTTGATCGATGGCTTCATCGAGAGCCTGAATCTCTCCAAATACTTCAATGTAGTCTGTAAAGAGCCGGAGCCTATCTGCCGCTTTATCAAAAATGAGCTGCACAGAAGCGCTACCATCGTGGACGCAAAAGGAGCATTTTCCGGGGAAAGGAAGTAT is part of the Lachnospiraceae bacterium KGMB03038 genome and encodes:
- a CDS encoding phosphopyruvate hydratase gives rise to the protein MHKYLPITDVYAREILDSRGNPTIEVEVLAGETFWGRASVPSGASTGQFEAVELRDQEERYRGLGVRLAADHVNAKIAPEIIGMNVFEQAALDDVLLRLDGTQDKSNLGANAILGVSMAAARSAACAAGMPLYSYLGGTNAKRLPVPMMNIMNGGKHADNTIDIQEFMIMPTGACCFQEGLRMCAEIYHALKTLLKERGLSTAVGDEGGFAPDLADAKEVLQYIVDGIRKAGYKPGEEVKLALDAAASELYDKNFKKYVFEGESKAHGKKVVRSAEEMIDYYEELSEAFPIISIEDPLDEEDWEGWELATTRLGRQIQLVGDDLFVTNTKRLQKGIERGVGNAILVKVNQIGTLTEAFEAIETAKNSGYRTIVSHRSGETADTIIADIAVAFNAGQIKTGAPCRSERVEKYNQLLRIEEKLGNIGEYRSPF
- a CDS encoding YitT family protein; this translates as MKLKSKNLLLLTGSTLLIAAGTYFFKFANNFTFGGITGLAVLVAKSGLISASDFTFLVNMILLVFGFIILGKKFAAKTAYCSILLSVSLSLLERLYPMEAPLTDQPMLELAFAIALPSLGSAVLFNLGSSSGGTDIIAMILKKYTSADIGKSLLATDFLITLAGCFVFDIETGLYSFLGLSIRSFLIDGFIESLNLSKYFNVVCKEPEPICRFIKNELHRSATIVDAKGAFSGERKYLVLTVLNRFQAVKLRNYIKENAPDAFLLISNTSEIIGKGFHSI